The Polyangium aurulentum genomic interval AAGAGCGTTCGCGAATGGCTGGACGGCAAGGGCGCGCTCTCCGAGGAGACCGAGCGTTATCGCGCGCTCGTGCGCGGGATGTGGGAGGAGCGCCGCGCCGCGCGCTCGACCACGTATGACACCTGGCGCGAGCGCGTCCGCGCCCGCGTCGCCGCCAAGACCGAGCCGCTCCTCGCCGGAGCTCGCGTGACCCGTCCCTTCGACAGGTCGGCGGGCGCGCAGAATGAAGGAATCGATCTCGCCGCCTCCCCGGGCGCGACCGTGCACGCCCCGCTCGATGGCACCGTGCGGCGGGTCGAGCGCGACGCGGCGGGCGGAGAGGTGCTCGTGATGGAGCACGGGCGCGGCTTCGAGACCCGCATCGCGCGCCTTTCGGCAGCGTCGGTGAAGCCTGGCCAGAAGGTCACCCGCGGCGAGGCAATCGGCTCGGCCGGCGAGGCCGTGCATTTCGAGGTGCGCGACAACGGCGAGCCGATCGACCCGGCCGGGTGGCTGGGCAGCGCCGGGAAGTAGCTCGCGTCGCGGATCAGCCTTCCCACTTCCGATAATACGCGTCCCAGCGCCGGATCTCCTCCAGCAGCGCGCCCCCCACCTCCGTGGGCTTTCCGTTCGTCAAAACAACCTCGGCCCCCTCGGCGTTGATTTGCCGGATGCGCGCGAATCGCTCGGCAAAACCAGGCTTCTGCGCGAGCGGGTGGCCGGCCTCGATCATCCGCTCGTACAGCCGCGCGACCGGCAAAAAGGCGTGCACCGCGAGCAGCACGCCGTGCAGCGGGCGCGGGTCCGGGCGCACCGGGGAGGCGTAGAGCGGCGAAAAGGCGTTCTCGAGCACGTCGTCGAGCTCGAAGAGGGCGTTGATCTTGTTGTGCGAGAACTCGTGCACGAGCGCCTCGGTCATCGTCATGAGGCTCGGGTGCAGCGTCATGTAGATCGTGCCGATCGCCTCCTGATACGAGGCCGAAAGGTGCTTCTCGGCGTCGTGACCGACCGGCACGATCTGCTGCACGAAGAGATCCATCTCGCGCCGCAGGTCCGGCAAGTGCGCTTGCACGAGGTCGAGCGCCTGCCTGAGCACGCCCGTCCATTCGGACACGTCGCGCCCCCCCAGATCGATCGCATTGCCGAATTTGTCCGGGTGCGCCTCCATCATCGCGAGAGGATTGTTGTCCGCGAGCGCGAGGACGATGTCGCCCTCGATCTCCACATAGGGCGATTCGACGCCGGGCCCATCGAGCGCCACGATCGTCTCGCGCCCGGCATGCTCGATGAGCAATCGCCCGTTCTCGAAGCGAACGGCCCGCGCGTCCTCGGGCAGCGTCACGGCCGCGCGGGCGGCGAGCGATAAAAGGCGGCGCGGTGGTCGCCTTTGGCGAACCGGGGCGGGCAGCGCGCCGGCGAGCGCGAGGTCGAAAAGCACGAGCCCCACCAGCTCGCTCGCGAGCGCCTCCGAACCGCCACCCCGCAAGCAGCGCACCAGGGTGCCGATCGGAACACGCCGCACGAGGCTCGGCAGCGCGCCGGGATTGCGCGCGCCGAGCTCGCGACAGACCGCCCCGAAGCTCTGCAAATCCGCACGCGCCTCGGCCGAGAGCGGGATGCCGCGCCCGGCGCCGACGAGCTCGGGCAAAAGCCGCGCGATGGCCCGCGACAGCACGCCGCGCGCCGTGACCGAGCCGGGATCAGGAAGGGTGAGGTCGCGCGGCGGATCGATCCGACGCGCGACCGTTCGAGGGGACGACATGTGCGCTCAGTCTACGCGCCTGCGCCGCACGCGCAACGCGAGCCCCGCTGCCATTGCAATGACCGCCGCGCTCGCCGAGCCGCTGCCCGTCGAGGCCGCGCGGCAAGCGCAGCCACCCTCGTCCGCGGCATCGAGCCCCGGACCGGCCGCAGGCCCCTCGACGAGCGTGAGCGTTCCGATCGGATAAACCCCCTCCGCCTCGCGCCCCTGCGTGACGAGGTGCAGGGGCTTGCGATACTGCGTCGGATCGACGATCTGCACGGTGAGCTCCAGCGTCTTGCCAGCGAGCTGCGTGGGTATCGTGAACGCGTCCTCGACGACGATGGGCGTCCCCTCGGTGGGCAGGAGCGTTTCGAGATCGAGGCCCGAGGTGGTATTCCAGATGGATTCCTTGGTGGCCGGATCACGCAGGCCCCAGATGACCTCGTAATGCTCGTACGCGGGCGCCGTGCCGAGGTTTTCCCACGACGCGCTGAGCTTGTTCGATCCCGTCTGCGTGTCGACCTCGACCTTCACGAGCCGCGGGCGCAGGCCGGTGCGCCAGTGCAGCTCGGCGAACTTCTCCATCTCGGCCTCCGTCAGCTCGGAGGCATTGACATCCAGATTGCCGTTGCTGACCTCTGCGGCGTGGAACTTCTGCACGCCGAGCAGCGCCCGATCGAAGAAGCTCTCCCGCGCCTTGTCGGGATTGCTGTCGTCCCAGGGCGCGAACTCGGTGACGATCGGCGCCGTCTTCCAGCGCTCCGCGAAAAGCGTCCAGCGTCCCGTGTCGCCCGAGAATTCGTCCTCGGGCGTCTTGTAGAAATGCACCCAGCCCAGCGAATCACGCCGCCAGCCGGTTTTCGGCGACTTTTCGAGCGCGTGGAAGAGCATGACCTCGTCGTCCGACATCGCGATGTGGCGATGGCTCGGGAATGCATCGACGACCATGTCCACGAGCGCCTTCTTGGTCTCGTCGGTGGCGCCATTGGGCCCAGGGCTATGGCCTTCGCCCCATTTGCCGTAGACGCCGATCTCGACGTAGCCGAGTCGCTCGTCGCCGTCGTACTTCGCCCCGATCGCCTGGAAGAGCGCCCGGTAGCGCCCGAGGAAATTGGTGTCGTTCCAGTCGGGATACCACAGCCCGTCGCTGTAATTGCCGTATTGCTCGATATAATCCGGGACTTGGAGCCCCTCGGAGGTCATCGCGCGGAGCCGGAAAGAAAATCGCTGCCCTTTCTCCTTCGCCTCGGCGAGCCGCGCCTCGAGCTTGGTGAAGTCGTACTGGTCCTTCGCGATTTCGAAGTCTTTCCAGACGAACCGCCTGTAGCTGTCGGGCGCCGCTTCCGGCAGATCGATCATCTCCTGCCCGTTCCACTCGTAGAGCCCGCTCCACGGGTTCTGCACGGACATGTCCGACGCCTCGAGCGGCGCCGGAGCGAACGAGACGGGCTCCGCGACGGCAACGGACGACAGCGAGAGGACCGCGACCGTGACGAGCGAAGGGAGACAAAGGGAGCGATACTTCATCGTCGAAGTTTCGCTCCCCTCGCCCACCGGCATCAAGGCCCGCGGACCCTGGCCGGCCGTTTCGCCGCGGCGCGAACTTTTCAGCCTTCCGTGCCCGTGCGACGAACGTCGTGGATACCGCGCAGCCGGTTCCACAGCTCGTAATCGACGCTCTTCTTGGGCACGATCCATTGATCGTCGCTCACCTCCCAATCGCCGGTGGCGGTGAACTCGCCCCGCTCGAGGTGGCGCAGATCGATGTAGGTGGCCTTGTTCTCGAGCCGCGAGCCGGCCGGCAGGATGCGCAGCTCCTTGAGGTCGTCCGACGAGAATCCCTGGAGCAGGATGTGCGCGTCCTTGATGTCGTACGCAGTCCGGCCGAGGTCCTTCTCGGGATGCGCACCCACCACGCCGATATTCTGACCGGCGAGCGCCGAGGGATTCAGGTCCTCGAGATATTCGTCGGGGTGTTTGTCGGGGGTTCCCGCCTGAGGCGGCTTGCGTGCAGCGTGTTGCGTCATGCCGAGACCATGGGTACGTCGATACGGCACGACAAGCGGGTGCGCGGCGGCCGATGGCGCCCGGCCGCCGCTGCACGGGGCATTCTCGACGGGCTCAGCCGCGGCTATCGGGGGGCAGCGAGGCGAGGGGCGCGCGCGTCCGCTCGGCCGTCATTTCGGCCATCATGATCGGCGGCGAGTGCAGGCACATGATGTCCGGGTTCGGGGGCGCGGTCTGCTTTGCCATGCGCAGGGCCTCATCCATGGTCCGCGCCGTCTCCCAGCCGAGCAGGCGCGGGATGTACTCGTTATCGGCCCCGACCACGATCATCCGCCCGAGATGCTGCCGGCCGGCCTCGCCCCAGTACCACATGAAGAACGGGTGCGTCGGGTGATAGGCGTGCCCGTAGCGGTACATCTCGATGTAGGCGGGGTTCTTCGCGAACTTGCCCTCGAAGTTCTTGTGCAGCTCCATCGCGTCGCGCGTCTCGGGCAGGAGCCGGTGCACGAATTCGATGTACGGGGCGTGGTGCTCGTTGTCGAAGAGGTCGGTGCAGGGGTGCAGGATGATCATGGTGCCGCCCTTCTTCACCATGGGCACGCCCTTGTAGAGATTGAACATGTACCCGTTCGCCATCACCTGCACGAGCAGCGGGTTCAGGAACGAGTTCACGTTGTACGGGCTGATGTACGGAATGCCCGTGATCAGGATGTCGGACTGGCCGACGACGGGCACGAGGTATTGCTCGTACGACCTGCGCAGGGTGTGCTTGTGCACCGCCTCGGTCTCGCCCGCGAACACGCCCGTCACGCCGTAGGGCGACGGAACGCGCTGGAAGATCGCCTGGCGCGCCGGCTGCGGGACGTTCTTCAGCGTGAACCTGAGGGCCCGCATCGCATTGCGCTCGGTGCGCGACAGGTCGTCCTCGTTCTTGGCGAGGAACTCGAGCGGCGTGTCGAACATCCGGTTGTTGATGGTCGTCTCGATCGTGAAGACGTTGAGCTTCTTGTTCGCGAGACGGCCCATGCGCTCGACGCTCGAATTGAGCGCGCTCGAGCTCGGGTCCATGTACGAATGGCACTGCCGCATCACGCGCGGGTTGTGGTGCGCGCGCAGGCTGCGATAACCGCAAAGACCCACGGCCACCGATTTGTGGCCGCCGTCCATGGGCACGAGGTTCAGGTTCACGTAAATGATGAGATCGCTCTCGACCGCGCGCCGATTGAGCTCGACCTCCTCGCCCTCGTCCGTCGTGCCGAGATACGCCATGTTGGCGAGGTTCTCGGCGTCGTGGTTGTAGAGCTTCTTCGGCCAGTATGCGTCGAAGATCTTGTCGCCGACGATGTGCCGGATCTCGAAGCCCTTCATGCGCCGGTGAACGCTGGTCGCGATGATGATCTCGATGTCGTCGACACCGTAATCGGCGAGCAGGTCGAGCACGACCGTGAGCACGCGCTCGCGGATGTCCGGGCGCCGCATGGGCGGCAGGGGCAGGGAGATGTCGTCGACCGCGATGGTCACCTTCATCCCCGGCTTGAGCTTCGCGTAGAGCGGCTCGGAGTTGTACGGGTGGTTGATCGCGTATCGAATGGCGGCGTCGACGTCCTTCAGCGGCTCGAGCGGCGGCTTCGGGTAAATGACGCGCGTCCCGGTCGGCAGGTCGACCTCGACGAGCTGATCGCCAGAGAAGAGGGTGCGGGGGGCACTGCGGCTGTCGAGCGTGACGACACAGGGGTGGCTCATTGGGATGTCTCGCGGCGGATCAGGCGACGTGGATGATGGGCCAGTGGTAAGCGTTCGCGAGCAGCAACAGCTTGCGGTCCGGGTTCACCGCGGCGGGGTGACCGACGATGCTGAGCATCGGGACGTCGGAGTAGCTGTCGGAGTAGGCGAAGCACTCGTCGAGGTCGTGGCCTTTGGAGCGGGCGTGCTCGCGGATGAGGCGCGCCTTCTCGGGCCCGGCGACGACGGGCCGCAGGAGCTTGCCCGTCGCGAAGCGGTCTTTGATCTCGAGCTTGTTTGCGATGACGCCCGTCGCGCCGAGGTGCTCGGCGAGGAGCTGCATGAGGAAGTCGAGCGCGCCCGAGACGAGCACCACGTCGTGGCCCTTGTCGAGGCTCGTCTTCACGAGATCGCGCGCGCCGGGGTAGATGTTGGGCTTCATGACCCGCTCGAAGGTCTCCTCGGCGAGCCCGATCAAGCGGTCCTCGCTCGTCCCCTCGTACGAGGTGAAGAGCAGCTCGTTGAAGATGCGTCGATCGCGGGTCTCGGCCCAGGCCATCCAGGGCGCCTTCACCATCGCCACGCCGACCTTGGCGAGGCTGTGAAGCGGCGTGCGCTGGTTCAACACGTAATAGAGCGTTGGATGGACCAGGTTCGTGCTGATGAGGGTGCCGTCGACGTCGAAGTAGCTCGCGGCCATTTGGGTTCTCTCGAATCTCCTCTATCTTCGTTCAAGTCAAGCAGGACGGAGTGCGAAATGGGATTCGCACCGTCTCGCTGTGGCCTGTGCTACCGCGCCCTCGCGCTCACGATGCCGAGGCCATCGGCATACCGATCTGCAATCTCGATCGCCTCTGTCGAGGCGCCGCGATCGACGGGATTGATCCCGCAATACGCGACCCCTTCGAGGTGTCTCCAGCGGCCCGCGCGCTCGGATTCGTCGGGGCGCACCGGCGTGGTGCAGGGATAGCACCCGATCGTCGCGAATCCCATCGCGTGCAACGGGTTCACGATGACCTCGGGATCGGCGGCGATCATCCGGTCGAGCTCCTCGCGCGCGACGGCCGCGAACGGGTGCACCCGCAGCGCGCGCATCTCGGTGTCGATCGAGAACGGCAACACGCGCGAGCGCGCCCCGCCCTCGTCGCGACG includes:
- a CDS encoding MYXO-CTERM sorting domain-containing protein; amino-acid sequence: MKYRSLCLPSLVTVAVLSLSSVAVAEPVSFAPAPLEASDMSVQNPWSGLYEWNGQEMIDLPEAAPDSYRRFVWKDFEIAKDQYDFTKLEARLAEAKEKGQRFSFRLRAMTSEGLQVPDYIEQYGNYSDGLWYPDWNDTNFLGRYRALFQAIGAKYDGDERLGYVEIGVYGKWGEGHSPGPNGATDETKKALVDMVVDAFPSHRHIAMSDDEVMLFHALEKSPKTGWRRDSLGWVHFYKTPEDEFSGDTGRWTLFAERWKTAPIVTEFAPWDDSNPDKARESFFDRALLGVQKFHAAEVSNGNLDVNASELTEAEMEKFAELHWRTGLRPRLVKVEVDTQTGSNKLSASWENLGTAPAYEHYEVIWGLRDPATKESIWNTTSGLDLETLLPTEGTPIVVEDAFTIPTQLAGKTLELTVQIVDPTQYRKPLHLVTQGREAEGVYPIGTLTLVEGPAAGPGLDAADEGGCACRAASTGSGSASAAVIAMAAGLALRVRRRRVD
- a CDS encoding aKG-HExxH-type peptide beta-hydroxylase — its product is MSSPRTVARRIDPPRDLTLPDPGSVTARGVLSRAIARLLPELVGAGRGIPLSAEARADLQSFGAVCRELGARNPGALPSLVRRVPIGTLVRCLRGGGSEALASELVGLVLFDLALAGALPAPVRQRRPPRRLLSLAARAAVTLPEDARAVRFENGRLLIEHAGRETIVALDGPGVESPYVEIEGDIVLALADNNPLAMMEAHPDKFGNAIDLGGRDVSEWTGVLRQALDLVQAHLPDLRREMDLFVQQIVPVGHDAEKHLSASYQEAIGTIYMTLHPSLMTMTEALVHEFSHNKINALFELDDVLENAFSPLYASPVRPDPRPLHGVLLAVHAFLPVARLYERMIEAGHPLAQKPGFAERFARIRQINAEGAEVVLTNGKPTEVGGALLEEIRRWDAYYRKWEG
- a CDS encoding HAD family hydrolase; this translates as MAASYFDVDGTLISTNLVHPTLYYVLNQRTPLHSLAKVGVAMVKAPWMAWAETRDRRIFNELLFTSYEGTSEDRLIGLAEETFERVMKPNIYPGARDLVKTSLDKGHDVVLVSGALDFLMQLLAEHLGATGVIANKLEIKDRFATGKLLRPVVAGPEKARLIREHARSKGHDLDECFAYSDSYSDVPMLSIVGHPAAVNPDRKLLLLANAYHWPIIHVA
- a CDS encoding lactate racemase domain-containing protein, which codes for MSHPCVVTLDSRSAPRTLFSGDQLVEVDLPTGTRVIYPKPPLEPLKDVDAAIRYAINHPYNSEPLYAKLKPGMKVTIAVDDISLPLPPMRRPDIRERVLTVVLDLLADYGVDDIEIIIATSVHRRMKGFEIRHIVGDKIFDAYWPKKLYNHDAENLANMAYLGTTDEGEEVELNRRAVESDLIIYVNLNLVPMDGGHKSVAVGLCGYRSLRAHHNPRVMRQCHSYMDPSSSALNSSVERMGRLANKKLNVFTIETTINNRMFDTPLEFLAKNEDDLSRTERNAMRALRFTLKNVPQPARQAIFQRVPSPYGVTGVFAGETEAVHKHTLRRSYEQYLVPVVGQSDILITGIPYISPYNVNSFLNPLLVQVMANGYMFNLYKGVPMVKKGGTMIILHPCTDLFDNEHHAPYIEFVHRLLPETRDAMELHKNFEGKFAKNPAYIEMYRYGHAYHPTHPFFMWYWGEAGRQHLGRMIVVGADNEYIPRLLGWETARTMDEALRMAKQTAPPNPDIMCLHSPPIMMAEMTAERTRAPLASLPPDSRG